One region of Micromonospora ureilytica genomic DNA includes:
- a CDS encoding DUF3180 domain-containing protein, which produces MTQAKPSPRGSGPDGSRMGPTRISTLVVAGLGAAAVAWLLISSLYYSGIPRLPWLPVVTLAGLAVLEAYAAINTRGRIERKPGREPVNPLVVARFVVLAKASALAAAIFAGFYAGLSGWLFVETTRAALDDRPAAVGGLLASLALVGAALWLERSCRVPERPDDEREQDPWESHPGQR; this is translated from the coding sequence ATGACGCAGGCGAAGCCCTCACCCCGCGGGTCGGGCCCGGACGGGTCCCGGATGGGCCCCACCCGGATCTCGACCCTTGTCGTGGCCGGCCTGGGTGCGGCGGCGGTGGCCTGGCTGCTGATCAGCTCCCTCTACTACAGCGGCATTCCCCGGCTGCCCTGGCTGCCGGTGGTGACGCTGGCCGGCCTCGCCGTGCTGGAGGCGTACGCCGCGATCAACACGCGGGGCCGGATCGAGCGCAAGCCGGGCCGGGAGCCGGTCAACCCGCTGGTGGTTGCCCGGTTCGTGGTGCTGGCCAAGGCGTCGGCACTCGCCGCGGCGATCTTCGCGGGCTTCTACGCGGGGCTCAGCGGCTGGCTCTTCGTGGAGACCACCCGCGCAGCCCTGGACGATCGACCGGCCGCTGTTGGTGGCCTGCTCGCCTCGCTGGCCCTGGTCGGCGCCGCGCTCTGGCTGGAGCGCTCCTGCCGGGTGCCGGAACGCCCGGACGACGAGCGCGAGCAGGACCCATGGGAGAGCCACCCCGGCCAGCGCTGA